One bacterium DNA segment encodes these proteins:
- the rpsA gene encoding 30S ribosomal protein S1: MSDDKRKVPGGFGDEAIFQDEFSYSTDERQELEQLYDKTFSNNEENSITTGTVVNITERDVAVDIGFKSEGWIPIDEFEDPTNLKIGDQVDVFIEKFEGVNGALQLSKKRADVERTWMRLKELETEGAVIEGKVVRRIKGGLVVDLMGIDAFLPGSQIDIHPVRDFDSLLGKKMDFRIVKINDVRKNIVVSRKVLIEEDMREIRDKVLTELEVGQIREGVVKNITNFGVFVDLGGVDGLLHITDLSWGRVNHPSDVVKLDQKITVKVLNFDRERNRISIGLKQLLEHPWNDVEARFPIETRVNGKVVSLTRYGAFVELAPGVEGLIHISEMSWTQHVKHPSQILSVGQEVEVMVLEVRKDERKISLGLKQTEANPWEALAEKYAVGSVHEGVIRDLVPFGVFVELEPGIEGLVHISDLSWTRKLRHPGEMVKKDDALRVQVLSFDRDERRIALGVKQLEENPWESFEGQYDVGSEVECEVAKVIDKGVVVTLPFGLEGFVPNSKLRPMEVDGSKVALKEGDTTVFKVIEYDRDNKKVILATPRQLSEEAKTVAEYKKTTRPAGGGAIADAFREAGFGGDDRDS, translated from the coding sequence ATGTCCGACGACAAGCGCAAGGTCCCCGGGGGCTTCGGGGACGAGGCCATCTTCCAGGATGAGTTCAGCTATTCCACCGACGAGCGCCAGGAGCTGGAGCAACTCTACGACAAGACCTTCAGCAACAATGAGGAGAACTCCATCACAACCGGCACGGTGGTGAACATCACCGAGCGGGACGTGGCGGTGGACATCGGCTTCAAATCCGAGGGTTGGATTCCCATCGACGAGTTCGAGGATCCCACCAACCTCAAAATCGGCGACCAGGTGGACGTCTTCATCGAGAAATTCGAGGGCGTCAACGGCGCGTTGCAGCTTTCCAAGAAGCGCGCCGACGTGGAACGCACCTGGATGCGCCTGAAGGAGCTGGAGACCGAGGGCGCCGTGATCGAAGGCAAGGTTGTGCGTCGCATCAAGGGCGGCCTGGTGGTGGACTTGATGGGGATCGACGCCTTCCTGCCCGGCAGCCAGATCGACATCCATCCCGTGCGCGACTTCGACAGCCTGCTGGGCAAGAAGATGGACTTCCGTATTGTCAAGATCAACGACGTGCGCAAGAACATCGTGGTCAGCCGCAAGGTCCTCATCGAGGAGGATATGCGGGAGATCCGCGACAAGGTCCTGACCGAGCTGGAGGTGGGCCAGATCCGCGAAGGCGTGGTCAAGAACATCACCAATTTCGGCGTGTTCGTGGACCTGGGCGGTGTGGACGGCCTGCTGCACATCACCGACCTCAGCTGGGGCCGGGTCAATCATCCTTCCGACGTGGTCAAGCTGGACCAGAAGATCACGGTCAAGGTGCTCAACTTCGATCGCGAGCGGAACCGCATCAGCATCGGCCTCAAACAGCTGCTTGAGCATCCGTGGAACGACGTGGAGGCCCGCTTCCCCATCGAGACCCGCGTCAACGGCAAGGTGGTGAGCCTGACCCGCTACGGCGCTTTCGTCGAGCTGGCTCCCGGCGTGGAGGGCCTCATCCACATCAGCGAGATGAGCTGGACCCAGCACGTCAAGCATCCCAGCCAAATCCTGTCCGTGGGGCAGGAGGTGGAGGTGATGGTGCTTGAGGTGCGCAAGGACGAGCGCAAGATCAGCCTCGGTCTGAAGCAGACCGAAGCCAACCCCTGGGAAGCCCTGGCCGAGAAGTACGCCGTGGGCAGCGTCCATGAGGGCGTCATCCGCGACTTGGTGCCCTTCGGCGTCTTCGTCGAGCTGGAGCCGGGGATCGAGGGACTGGTCCACATCAGCGACCTTTCCTGGACCCGCAAGCTGCGCCATCCGGGCGAGATGGTGAAGAAAGACGACGCCCTGCGCGTGCAGGTGCTTTCCTTCGATCGTGACGAGCGGCGCATCGCCCTGGGAGTCAAGCAGCTCGAGGAGAATCCCTGGGAGAGCTTCGAGGGGCAGTACGACGTGGGCTCCGAGGTGGAGTGCGAGGTGGCCAAGGTCATCGACAAGGGAGTGGTCGTCACGCTGCCCTTCGGCCTCGAGGGCTTTGTGCCCAACAGCAAGCTGCGTCCCATGGAAGTGGACGGCAGCAAGGTGGCTCTGAAAGAGGGCGACACCACGGTCTTCAAGGTGATCGAGTACGACCGCGACAACAAGAAGGTCATCCTGGCCACGCCCCGCCAGTTGAGCGAGGAGGCCAAGACGGTGGCCGAGTACAAGAAGACCACCCGGCCCGCCGGAGGCGGTGCCATTGCCGATGCTTTCCGCGAGGCAGGCTTCGGCGGGGACGACCGGGACTCCTGA